The following are from one region of the Hemitrygon akajei chromosome 31, sHemAka1.3, whole genome shotgun sequence genome:
- the LOC140719443 gene encoding perforin-1-like: MDAGKGWKMGTLLWALLFLGGVGAICQIGRSRQCRRASPVPGSSLAGEGFDVVTLDRKGAYVVDVESWSHPGGACKLCRNTLMGGRWQHLPLAVVDWRAQRRCHRSVKSRLFHSASDFSSSVSSSVDKSWSVGLGISKYSVSSGVTVAGSKSRAMSFANRKAQSDNYSFSSQKFHCRLYRYRLRNPPPLASEFSNQLKQITNSSYAGARHQYRQIVQTFGTHYIRSVEVGGSYQDVTAIRTGKAVSQGFTATQVENCLNVEASVSVLGFGHTSAQADYCKKQASSHSHAHSFHQAFSERLTEVSGGHSTGHTDILFSNPRAFTSWLNSLTASPGIIHYRLAPLHFLLPRTNIRRAHLRRYLREYILANAMKRDCSRTTCLAPGSKSRSDRCSCRYPENSLMDRQPCARQNGVGHLVVTVISGYGLWGDYLSGTDGFVVVYYGSAKGRTRVVNNNNYPTWNARLDLGYVVARSYKKLIVQVYDQDLFWNEHLGTCKVRLIAGVTYHTCHLKHGKVSYRISFKCGHHLQGRTYRQYAPSAGAHEFTGLLWTNQSFHLSDSPTALSSGNALLKVIYP; this comes from the coding sequence ATGGATGCTGGGAAGGGATGGAAAATGGGAACGTTGCTCTGGGCTCTCCTGTTCCTGGGGGGTGTGGGGGCTATCTGCCAGATAGGCAGGTCCAGACAATGCCGCCGTGCGTCCCCAGTACCAGGGAGCAGTCTGGCTGGGGAGGGTTTTGATGTGGTAACGTTGGACCGCAAGGGGGCGTACGTGGTGGACGTGGAGAGCTGGAGTCATCCAGGGGGGGCCTGCAAGCTCTGCAGGAATACTCTGATGGGGGGTAGATGGCAGCATCTCCCCCTGGCCGTGGTGGATTGGCGAGCCCAACGTAGATGCCACCGGTCTGTaaaaagcaggcttttccactcaGCCTCTGACTTCAGCAGTTCGGTCAGCTCCAGTGTGGATAAAAGCTGGAGTGTTGGCCTGGGGATATCCAAATACTCAGTGTCATCTGGTGTAACAGTGGCTGGCTCCAAATCTCGGGCCATGTCCTTTGCCAACCGTAAAGCCCAATCAGACAACTACAGCTTTTCCAGCCAGAAGTTCCATTGCCGCCTTTACCGTTACCGTCTGAGGAACCCACCCCCTCTGGCATCTGAGTTCTCCAACCAGCTCAAACAAATCACCAACAGCTCCTATGCGGGAGCCCGGCACCAGTATCGCCAAATAGTGCAGACTTTTGGGACACATTACATCCGATCAGTGGAGGTGGGTGGTTCCTACCAGGACGTGACGGCCATCCGCACCGGTAAGGCCGTTTCTCAGGGCTTCACTGCTACTCAGGTGGAGAACTGCCTCAATGTGGAGGCTAGTGTTAGCGTGTTAGGATTTGGCCATACATCAGCTCAAGCAGATTACTGCAAGAAGCAGGCCTCGTCCCATAGCCATGCCCACAGCTTCCACCAGGCCTTCAGCGAGAGGCTGACAGAAGTCTCAGGAGGCCATAGTACTGGGCACACAGACATCCTCTTCTCCAATCCTCGGGCCTTCACCAGCTGGCTGAACAGTCTGACGGCCTCTCCAGGCATCATACACTACCGGCTGGCCCCCCTCCATTTCCTGCTGCCCAGAACCAACATTCGCCGGGCACATCTGAGGCGCTACCTCAGAGAATACATTTTGGCCAACGCCATGAAACGGGACTGCTCCAGAACCACCTGCCTTGCTCCTGGGAGCAAAAGCCGCTCCGATCGCTGTTCCTGCCGATATCCAGAGAACTCCTTGATGGACCGTCAGCCCTGTGCCAGGCAGAACGGTGTGGGGCACCTGGTTGTCACTGTAATTAGTGGCTACGGTCTCTGGGGCGACTATCTCTCTGGCACTGATGGTTTTGTGGTGGTCTATTATGGTAGCGCCAAAGGTCGGACCAGGGTGGTGAACAACAACAACTACCCTACCTGGAACGCCAGACTGGACCTGGGGTATGTGGTTGCCCGCAGCTACAAGAAACTCATTGTGCAGGTCTATGATCAAGATCTCTTCTGGAATGAGCATCTGGGGACCTGCAAGGTGCGTCTGATCGCTGGTGTGACCTATCACACCTGCCACCTTAAGCATGGCAAGGTCAGCTACCGAATATCCTTCAAATGTGGCCACCACTTGCAGGGTCGCACCTACCGCCAGTATGCCCCGAGTGCAGGGGCCCATGAGTTCACCGGGCTCCTGTGGACCAACCAGTCCTTCCACTTGTCTGACTCCCCCACCGCCCTTTCCTCAGGGAATGCCCTCCTCAAAGTTATCTACCCCTGA